In the Mycoplasma zalophi genome, one interval contains:
- a CDS encoding MYPU_1760 family metalloprotease: MKFKFKKSSNESSLLKWIVLGTSISLASIAIGLGLVFTFTTTDKYNNFVASDNEFIEFNAKTNKDGTKNPNYDPTLINIRQWAYAKDKNNDYKYFLDEEGMKKLAISFQKKGGYGPEISELVRVNLNKPNIRNYHKKSAAGLFIGSYEQIYLSTNNLIYKENQKLRNLKRPWEQVENDIKIELILPTLIHEYMHHIAAIYAQSMIINNQFQDEFATDEIVDNLRIDSSLNIDKNKLKEYGKTIYNKKFLDDFKEALLFSDKYKQYKLLESAFRDNRYTSLYKEYSASELFKIANYLQTKDNKWLNEDFTFNHDIAEWIQYLNPLKSDDLNYYYSFEELIPREFLKLSYVPKKPYSQPFSTQGGYFGFDNDPNTPFISSYAEDISRVMGLFPRRYSNNMSVYREKLYGSNWVFDDPFTPTENDKITKEKLDELLNSEDLLKKVFQFFQTKTLPNPKKRQKLLYKAYLDLMGYGLPISQISSDNTFLELISEKGFWPNSLAVEQAAKNTYSKLNFEGYINTKNAANNGIIRKTFLENNHLIVNDGTNQHIIDIVINKGNLKTKSDWKNSEQQGGQDLGPEFVGLDNNYFSYFTKKAINVKNINLNKNLEISFWEDKNQDNIIQNNEIMQINKQLAYNRYKSIKRRISNYRRLIHTIIPDIQTYYLDYEMQQELNKETEFNIKLKYYGKN, translated from the coding sequence ATGAAATTTAAATTTAAAAAATCATCAAATGAATCCTCATTATTAAAATGAATAGTTTTAGGAACATCTATTTCACTTGCTTCAATTGCAATAGGATTAGGTCTTGTTTTTACATTTACAACGACTGATAAATATAATAACTTTGTAGCATCAGATAATGAGTTTATTGAATTTAATGCAAAAACAAACAAAGACGGAACAAAAAATCCCAATTATGACCCAACTTTAATAAACATTAGACAATGAGCATATGCAAAAGATAAAAATAATGACTACAAATATTTTTTAGATGAAGAAGGAATGAAAAAATTAGCTATTTCCTTTCAAAAAAAAGGTGGATATGGACCTGAAATTAGTGAATTAGTTCGCGTTAATTTAAATAAACCAAATATAAGAAATTACCACAAAAAAAGTGCCGCTGGTTTATTTATAGGTAGTTACGAACAAATTTATCTTTCAACAAATAATTTAATATATAAGGAAAATCAAAAATTAAGAAATTTAAAAAGGCCTTGAGAACAAGTAGAAAATGATATTAAAATTGAATTAATTTTACCCACTTTAATTCATGAGTATATGCATCACATAGCAGCAATTTATGCACAATCTATGATTATTAACAATCAATTTCAGGATGAATTCGCAACCGATGAAATTGTTGATAATTTAAGAATTGATTCATCTTTAAATATAGATAAAAATAAACTAAAAGAATATGGAAAAACGATTTACAACAAAAAGTTTTTAGATGATTTTAAAGAGGCATTATTATTTAGTGATAAATATAAACAATACAAACTTCTGGAAAGTGCTTTTCGCGATAATAGGTATACTTCTCTTTACAAAGAATATTCAGCAAGTGAATTATTTAAAATAGCAAATTATTTACAGACAAAAGATAATAAATGATTAAATGAAGATTTTACGTTTAATCATGATATTGCTGAGTGAATCCAGTACCTAAACCCATTAAAAAGTGATGATTTAAATTATTATTATAGTTTTGAAGAATTGATACCTAGAGAATTTCTAAAACTAAGTTATGTTCCTAAAAAACCATATAGTCAACCATTTTCAACACAAGGCGGATATTTTGGTTTTGATAATGATCCTAACACACCTTTTATAAGTTCATATGCAGAAGATATTAGTCGTGTTATGGGACTGTTTCCACGAAGATATTCTAATAATATGTCAGTTTATCGTGAAAAATTATATGGAAGTAACTGAGTATTTGATGACCCATTTACACCGACTGAAAATGATAAAATCACCAAAGAAAAATTAGACGAACTTTTAAATTCTGAAGATCTACTTAAAAAAGTTTTTCAATTTTTTCAAACTAAAACTTTACCAAATCCTAAAAAAAGACAAAAATTACTTTACAAAGCATATTTAGATTTAATGGGTTATGGTCTTCCAATTTCTCAAATTTCTTCTGATAATACATTTTTAGAGCTAATTAGCGAAAAAGGTTTTTGACCAAATAGTTTGGCAGTAGAACAAGCAGCAAAAAATACATATAGTAAGTTAAATTTTGAAGGATATATTAACACAAAAAACGCAGCAAATAACGGTATAATAAGAAAAACTTTTTTAGAAAACAATCATTTAATAGTTAATGACGGTACAAATCAGCATATCATTGATATTGTAATAAATAAAGGTAATCTAAAAACAAAAAGTGACTGAAAAAACTCAGAGCAGCAAGGCGGGCAAGATTTAGGACCTGAATTTGTTGGTTTAGATAATAATTACTTTAGCTATTTTACAAAAAAAGCAATTAATGTCAAAAACATAAATTTAAATAAAAACCTAGAAATTTCCTTTTGAGAAGACAAAAATCAAGACAATATTATTCAAAATAATGAAATTATGCAAATTAATAAACAACTTGCATACAACAGATATAAAAGTATCAAAAGAAGAATTTCTAATTACAGA
- the gyrA gene encoding DNA gyrase subunit A — MSNNDNIEEKDLDETYFVEEEEIKKVFEEEVIEEDEEELPPQEKEGYVVKSNILNEEKNGLTPVSLVKEMKSAFIEYAMSVIVSRALPDAKDGLKPVHRRILYGMSELGMFYNQPHKKSARIVGDVLGKYHPHGDSSVYEAMVRMAQDFSLRYPLIDGHGNFGSIDGDEAAAMRYTEARMSKIASLMVDSIKKNTVDFIDNYDASEKEPVVLPARFPNLLVSGTSGIAVGMATSIPPHNLNDVINASIALAANPEISIDKLIEIVQAPDFPTGGILFDKKSVIQAYKTGRGSVTIRSKAHIEKYANGKSKIIVTEIPYAIRKTDIIEKISVLIKEKRIEGIQDFRDESNREGIRIVIDIKKNVIPEIILNKLYKLTQLQTRFSINTIALVNNEPKLLNLKQSLEVYIEHQRDVVTRRLNFDLEKDEQRAHILEGLKIAVENIDKVIEIIKKSSTDAQAQETLSNTFNLTEIQTKAIVDMRLGRLTGLAIEKMEEELQTLIARINEFKDILSNPDKLTQLIIDELSEIKAQFGDKRRSEIRWDLNYSIEEEDLIPQSEIIVTYTTNNYVKSTLLEEYREQKRGGTGSIGAKTYSDDNVKNIIHANTHTDILILTSKAKIFRIRGHEIPSVSKSAKGTPIVNLIPNIEKDENISTILTTDDYDNNKYLLTITKKGIVKRTSLDQYERINISGKKALILDEDDELIDAKIALENEEIYIGSSDNHLARYDVSEIRDTSRASRGVMGIKLAKDQHVINCSSSNEGKYIFSLGSEGFGKLTLAEEFRKTSRNAKGVLALNGQKAGNLIYAAACQGTEDLMIITKQNMVIRFNLKLVSVTSRNTKGVKLINLKNKKDEIVAVTKISFVDEETSHEESKEN, encoded by the coding sequence ATGTCTAATAATGATAATATAGAAGAAAAAGATTTAGATGAAACTTATTTTGTAGAAGAAGAAGAAATTAAAAAAGTTTTTGAAGAAGAAGTAATTGAAGAAGATGAAGAAGAATTACCACCACAAGAAAAAGAAGGATATGTAGTTAAATCTAATATTTTAAATGAAGAAAAAAATGGATTAACTCCTGTAAGTTTGGTAAAAGAAATGAAAAGCGCTTTTATTGAATATGCAATGAGTGTTATCGTTTCACGTGCTTTACCAGATGCAAAAGATGGATTAAAACCAGTTCATAGACGTATTTTATACGGAATGAGTGAACTTGGTATGTTTTATAATCAACCTCACAAAAAATCAGCTCGTATTGTTGGGGATGTTTTAGGAAAATACCATCCACATGGTGACAGCTCTGTTTATGAAGCTATGGTAAGAATGGCTCAAGATTTTAGTTTAAGATATCCATTAATCGATGGCCACGGTAACTTTGGTTCAATTGATGGCGATGAAGCAGCTGCTATGCGTTATACTGAAGCTAGAATGAGTAAAATTGCTTCATTAATGGTTGATAGTATTAAGAAAAACACAGTTGATTTTATTGATAACTATGACGCAAGTGAAAAAGAACCTGTTGTATTGCCTGCTAGATTTCCTAATTTACTTGTTTCAGGTACAAGTGGTATTGCAGTAGGGATGGCAACAAGTATACCACCTCACAATTTAAATGATGTAATTAATGCTTCTATTGCTTTAGCTGCAAATCCAGAAATAAGTATTGATAAATTAATTGAAATAGTACAAGCTCCAGATTTTCCAACTGGTGGAATATTATTTGACAAAAAATCAGTAATTCAGGCTTATAAAACCGGTAGAGGTAGTGTAACAATTCGTTCAAAAGCACACATCGAAAAATATGCAAATGGAAAAAGCAAAATTATTGTGACTGAAATTCCTTATGCAATTAGAAAAACAGATATTATTGAAAAAATTTCAGTTTTAATTAAGGAAAAAAGAATTGAAGGAATTCAAGATTTTAGAGATGAATCTAACCGTGAAGGAATTAGAATTGTAATCGATATTAAGAAAAATGTAATCCCAGAAATTATTTTAAATAAATTATATAAATTGACTCAACTACAAACTCGTTTCTCAATTAATACAATTGCACTTGTTAATAACGAACCTAAATTATTGAATTTAAAACAAAGTTTAGAAGTTTATATTGAACATCAAAGAGATGTAGTTACAAGAAGATTAAATTTTGATTTAGAAAAAGATGAACAAAGAGCACACATTTTAGAAGGTCTAAAAATTGCAGTTGAAAATATTGATAAAGTTATTGAAATTATTAAAAAATCTTCAACAGATGCTCAAGCACAAGAAACACTTTCAAATACTTTTAATTTAACTGAAATACAAACCAAAGCAATCGTTGATATGCGTTTGGGTCGTTTAACAGGTTTAGCAATTGAAAAAATGGAAGAGGAACTTCAAACATTAATTGCAAGAATCAATGAATTTAAAGATATTTTATCTAACCCTGATAAATTAACACAATTAATTATTGATGAATTATCAGAAATAAAAGCACAATTTGGTGATAAACGTCGTTCAGAAATTCGTTGAGATTTAAATTATTCAATTGAAGAAGAAGACTTAATACCACAAAGTGAAATAATAGTTACTTACACTACAAATAATTACGTAAAATCAACTTTACTTGAAGAATATCGTGAACAAAAACGTGGTGGAACAGGTTCTATTGGTGCAAAAACTTATTCAGATGATAATGTTAAAAACATAATTCATGCAAATACTCATACTGATATTTTAATACTTACTTCAAAAGCAAAAATATTTAGAATTAGAGGACATGAAATTCCTAGTGTTTCTAAATCAGCCAAAGGAACACCTATTGTTAACTTAATTCCAAATATTGAAAAAGATGAAAATATTTCAACAATATTAACAACTGATGATTATGATAACAATAAATATTTATTAACAATAACCAAAAAAGGTATTGTAAAAAGAACATCATTAGATCAATATGAAAGAATTAACATTTCAGGTAAAAAAGCATTAATTTTAGATGAAGATGATGAACTAATTGATGCAAAAATAGCATTAGAAAATGAAGAAATTTACATAGGAAGTTCTGATAATCATTTAGCAAGATATGATGTAAGTGAAATTCGTGATACATCAAGAGCATCTCGTGGTGTAATGGGAATCAAACTTGCAAAAGATCAACATGTAATTAACTGTTCTAGTTCAAATGAGGGAAAATATATCTTTAGTTTAGGATCAGAAGGTTTTGGAAAATTAACATTAGCAGAAGAATTTAGAAAAACTTCAAGAAATGCAAAAGGAGTTTTAGCATTAAATGGTCAAAAAGCTGGTAATTTAATTTATGCAGCTGCTTGTCAAGGCACTGAAGATTTAATGATTATCACTAAACAAAATATGGTTATTAGATTTAATTTAAAATTAGTATCTGTTACATCAAGAAATACTAAAGGTGTTAAATTAATTAATCTGAAAAACAAAAAAGATGAAATAGTTGCAGTTACAAAAATAAGTTTTGTTGATGAAGAAACATCACATGAAGAATCTAAAGAAAATTAA
- the trmB gene encoding tRNA (guanosine(46)-N7)-methyltransferase TrmB: MRLKFNKDAEGILNSSDKLLKQRPITLNKKTYLEIGMGKGQMITQMALENPEINFIGWEKYSTIALYALKKIEKNNISNLKLIVDDAVNIEEILADKVDRIYLTFSDPWPKKRHAKRRLVHRNFLVKFSHILKPEGKIIFKTDNDLLYNFALEELEFLKANIIFQTTDLHNSEKNEINIPTEYEIKWSEKGKNINYVEFNFLK, encoded by the coding sequence ATGAGATTAAAATTTAACAAAGATGCTGAAGGTATTTTAAATTCTTCAGATAAATTATTAAAACAAAGACCAATAACTTTAAATAAAAAGACATATTTAGAAATCGGTATGGGTAAAGGTCAAATGATCACACAAATGGCATTAGAGAATCCTGAAATTAATTTTATTGGTTGAGAAAAATACTCAACAATTGCACTGTATGCACTGAAAAAGATTGAAAAAAATAACATTTCCAATTTAAAATTGATAGTTGATGATGCTGTAAATATTGAAGAAATTTTAGCAGATAAAGTCGACCGAATTTATTTAACTTTTTCTGATCCTTGGCCAAAAAAACGTCATGCAAAAAGAAGATTAGTACATAGAAATTTTTTAGTTAAATTTTCGCATATTTTAAAACCAGAAGGCAAAATTATTTTTAAAACAGATAATGATCTTTTATACAATTTTGCACTTGAGGAATTAGAATTTTTAAAAGCAAATATTATTTTTCAAACTACTGATCTTCATAATAGTGAAAAAAATGAAATAAATATTCCAACAGAATATGAAATTAAATGATCTGAAAAAGGTAAAAATATAAATTATGTTGAGTTTAACTTTTTAAAATAA